In Holophagaceae bacterium, the sequence AGGGCGCGATGGTCCAACGACCCCTCGGGCAGGGCAGGCAGAAGCCCCAGCATGGCGTTGGTGGGGCCGAAATCCTTCAAGGAGGCATTCGCCAGGTAGTGCAGCAGGGCGCCCAGCATGGTTTCCCGCGGAAAGGCCGCAGGCGGTTTCCCTTGCAAGGCGCGTTGAATGAAAACAGCCGCCGCGAGTCCACCCGCCGCGGATTCCAGGTAGCCCTCCACGCCGCTGAGCTGCCCGGCTATCCACAGATTGGGCACGGCCTTCACCGCGAGGGTCGCATCGAGGACCTTCGGCGCCTGCACGTAGGTATTGCGGTGGATGCTTCCGAACCGCACGAATTCCGCTGCTGCGAGGCCTGGAATGAGGTGGAGCACTGCTTTTTGGGCGCCCCACTTCAGCCGGGTCTGGAAGCCCACCAAGTTGTAGAGGTCGCCCGCCAGCGTGTCCTGGCGCAGTTGCACCGCGGCGTAGGGCCAGCGGCCCGTGCGGGGATCGTCGAGGCCCACGGGTTTCATGGGGCCGTAGCGGAGGGTCTGGCGCCCGCGGTCCGCCATGACCTCGATGGGAAGGCAGGCTTCGAAATAGGGCGTGTCGAAATCATGCAGATCCGCCCGCTCCGCGGCCAGGAGCGCATCCATGAATCGTTCGTATTCAATGTCCGTGAGCGGGCAATTGATGAAATCAGCTTCGCCCTTGTTGTAGCGCGATGCCCTGAACGCGATATCCATATTGATGGAATCCCGCTCGACGATGGGCGCGATGGCATCGTAGAAAAAGAGCCGGTCGCCGCCGCAAAGGCTGGAAAGCCACTCGGCGAGCGGCTCTGCCGTGAGCGGCCCCGTCGCGACGAGCGTCGGGATCGAGAGATCCGGCGCTTGTTCCGTGGCCTCGGTCCATACGATGTTCGGGTGCTGTTTCAAGGCCGCGGTGACCAACTGCGAAAACGCCTCGCGATCCACCGCCAGCGAATTGCCTGCGGGCACGCGGGTGGCTTCGGCGCAGCGCAGGATCATCGAGCCCAGGCGCCGCATCTCTGCCTTGAGAATGCCCGTGGCGCTCGCGGCATCGTCGCTCTTGAAGGAATTGGAGCAGACCATTTCGGCCGCGTGGCCCGTCTGATGGGCGGGAGTCATCTGGCGGGGGCGCATCTCCGAAAGGCCCACACGAAAACCCGCTTGGGCCAATTGCCAGGCGGCTTCGGATCCGGCCAACCCCGCACCGATGACATGGACTTCGATGTTTTTGCTCATGCTTCTATGGATTCTAGGGTGTTGCTGCGCTGAGTCCCCTGAAGTCTTTGCGCCCACCGAGAATTTTTGGTTGCATCCATCCACCCAGGTGTTACTCTAATTTTCCTGCCGCGATCGAGGTTGCGGATAGGGAAGGGGCGAGATGCGCCCGCGTGTCCGAGTTTTGGGTGTGCGTGTCGTGTC encodes:
- the trmFO gene encoding methylenetetrahydrofolate--tRNA-(uracil(54)-C(5))-methyltransferase (FADH(2)-oxidizing) TrmFO; its protein translation is MSKNIEVHVIGAGLAGSEAAWQLAQAGFRVGLSEMRPRQMTPAHQTGHAAEMVCSNSFKSDDAASATGILKAEMRRLGSMILRCAEATRVPAGNSLAVDREAFSQLVTAALKQHPNIVWTEATEQAPDLSIPTLVATGPLTAEPLAEWLSSLCGGDRLFFYDAIAPIVERDSINMDIAFRASRYNKGEADFINCPLTDIEYERFMDALLAAERADLHDFDTPYFEACLPIEVMADRGRQTLRYGPMKPVGLDDPRTGRWPYAAVQLRQDTLAGDLYNLVGFQTRLKWGAQKAVLHLIPGLAAAEFVRFGSIHRNTYVQAPKVLDATLAVKAVPNLWIAGQLSGVEGYLESAAGGLAAAVFIQRALQGKPPAAFPRETMLGALLHYLANASLKDFGPTNAMLGLLPALPEGSLDHRALKRAGGARGLKQAKGQAHRDRALAALAAYQLELGVEP